One part of the Salvelinus fontinalis isolate EN_2023a chromosome 4, ASM2944872v1, whole genome shotgun sequence genome encodes these proteins:
- the LOC129853377 gene encoding beta-crystallin B2-like encodes MATDHQNPASKQQQPGTSAFKLIIYEQENFQGRCHELTGPCNDLQEAGVEKVGSILVLCGPWVGYEQANCKGEQYVFEKGEYPRWDSWTNSRRSDNIFAFRPIKVDSQEHKIVLYENPSFAGKKIEIIDDDVPSFHSHGYQEKVTSVRVQSGTWVGYQYPGYRGYQYLFEKGEYKDCAEFGAQFPQIQSVRRIRDMQWHQRGAFHPVAGAN; translated from the exons ATGGCCACAGACCACCAGAACCCTGCATCCAAGCAGCAGCAGCCAGGCACCAGTGCTTTCaag TTGATAATCTATGAACAGGAGAACTTCCAGGGGCGTTGCCATGAGCTGACTGGTCCCTGTAACGACCTCCAGGAAGCAGGCGTGGAGAAAGTGGGCTCCATACTGGTGCTGTGTGGACC ATGGGTGGGTTACGAGCAGGCTAACTGTAAAGGGGAACAGTATGTGTTTGAGAAGGGGGAGTATCCTCGCTGGGATTCCTGGACCAACAGCAGACGTAGCGACAACATCTTTGCATTCCGCCCCATTAAAGTG GACAGCCAGGAGCACAAGATTGTCCTTTATGAAAACCCCAGTTTCGCGGGGAAGAAGATCGAGATCATAGATGATGATGTCCCCAGCTTCCACTCACATGGATACCAAGAGAAGGTCACCTCTGTCAGAGTTCAGAGTGGCAC TTGGGTGGGGTACCAGTATCCTGGCTACAGAGGCTATCAGTACCTGTTTGAGAAGGGGGAATACAAGGACTGTGCTGAGTTTGGTGCCCAGTTCCCTCAGATCCAGTCCGTCAGGCGCATCCGAGACATGCAGTGGCACCAGAGGGGAGCTTTTCACCCTGTCGCTGGCGCCAACTAA